The genomic interval CCGGCTGTAACTGACGCCGCACGCGCGGGCCGCCGCGTTGATGCGGGCAATCCACAACCGGCGGAAATCCCGCTTGCGTGCGCGGCGATCACGGTACGCGAAACACAGCGAACGCTCAACCGCCTGGCGGGCGGTTTTGTACAAACGCCGATGGCCTCCGCGGAAACCGCTGGCCATTTTCAGATATTTTTTCCGCCGGGCGCGTGACGCCGGGGCATTGGTTGCACGAGGCATGGTCTTGACTCCTTATTTTCCGAAACCGCCGGGTGGGCGGGTTGCAGACTCTATGAACGATTCAACGGGTTACGCGTAGGGCAGCAATTCCTGCGCGCGCTTGTGATCGGACGCGTCCAGCACCATCGGGCGGCGCAGTCCCCGCCGGCGCTTGGCCGATTTCGAGGTTTTGAGATGGCCACGGAACGATTTGCTCCGCTTGAACAGGCCGTTCTTGGTCCGGCGTAACCGTTTGGCCGCGCCGCGATTCGTCTTGACTTTTGGCATTGTCGCACCTCCTGATAAAACAAAAAAGGATCTCCCTGCCCTGTCCTGAAAAGGGTCCGCCGTGATTCTGTCGTGCGCCGCCGGCGTTAGGCCTGCGGCGCCGGGTGGGTCGTCGGATGGGCGCCCGCCGTCGGCGACAGAACGATGCACATGTTACGGCCTTCGAGTTTCGCCGCCGAAACGTCGCAATCCGCCTGGCTCAGGTCCTTGGTGCCTTCCACGACCCGCGCGAGGATTTCCCGTCCAAATTCCGGATGGGCCATTTCGCGGCCGCGAAACATGATTGTCACCTTGACCTTGTCGCCTTCCCGCAGGAATGCGCGCACATGATTGGTCTTCGTTTCGAAGTCGTGCACGTCAATCTTGGGGCGGTATTTGATTTCCTTGACCGTGATCGTGTGCTGATGTTTTCTGGATTCCTTGGCGCGCTTGCTTTGCTGATACCGGAATTTCCCGTAGTCCATGATGCGACATACGGGCGGCATCGCCTTGCCCGCCACTTCCACCAAGTCCAGGCCCCGTTCCTCGGCTTCCCGCAACGCGTCCGCGGGACTCATGATGCCCAGTTGGTTGCCTTCCTCGTCAATTACGCGAACCTGTCGCGCACGAATCATCTGATTCACACGGACCTTTTCCTCTTCAATCCTGGCGA from Candidatus Hydrogenedentota bacterium carries:
- the rplT gene encoding 50S ribosomal protein L20, with protein sequence MPRATNAPASRARRKKYLKMASGFRGGHRRLYKTARQAVERSLCFAYRDRRARKRDFRRLWIARINAAARACGVSYSRFMQGLKMANVDVNRKMLADLAVTDEVAFNHLVEVVKAQLGATPKA
- the rpmI gene encoding 50S ribosomal protein L35, with protein sequence MPKVKTNRGAAKRLRRTKNGLFKRSKSFRGHLKTSKSAKRRRGLRRPMVLDASDHKRAQELLPYA
- the infC gene encoding translation initiation factor IF-3, whose protein sequence is MIRARQVRVIDEEGNQLGIMSPADALREAEERGLDLVEVAGKAMPPVCRIMDYGKFRYQQSKRAKESRKHQHTITVKEIKYRPKIDVHDFETKTNHVRAFLREGDKVKVTIMFRGREMAHPEFGREILARVVEGTKDLSQADCDVSAAKLEGRNMCIVLSPTAGAHPTTHPAPQA